ACAGAATTTTCTGCTGTCACGGACCACTTGGAAGATATCTGATGGCCATAAAATTCTACTATGCAAGAATGCTTCAAGACACGCAACAATCTGACTTCCCCTAAGCAAGAAAGCTCAAAATTTCTGACTTTGTCAGCAGAAGCCCCACTTACTTCCATGGTCCGTACCTGCATAATGAATAAATTAAGAAATGCCATATGCCCAAAAGACAGTTGTTTTATAAATCAGGTCCCATGCTCATCGCCAAAAACATATTGAAGATATTCAAGTCGTGCAAAAGGCTACAGTCAAGTGCAAAACCTGATAAAAGTCACTGGCCAAAAAAAGAACAATATGCTAAAATCTTGTAGGTTAATAAATACCATATAAAGACCAAAaagatgaagattctgaaatgTATGTAGTCAATATAATGAAAATCCGTCATAAGaacaaatagaaaaatataCCTTCATTGCAGCCTCAAGTGATCCAAAATTACAGCGCATCAGAGTAGTGGATGGCAGTTTCCCAATTTCATCAGATACAGATACAGATACAGATGGAAATGAATTATTAGGGCTAGCACCTTCGTCAGCAACAAGAGGAGTATACACATGGTTTAAAGGAATATACCTAAAATGAAAAGCATGTTAATTTTAACTTCAAATATTTCGTTCAACAGAGAAATGGAATACTTTAAAAGTACAATGCCACAAAACTCATAGTCCTTTGTGCATACCTAGTACCACAAATAGATAATTTCACATGGATCACCAATCTATTCAAAGATGCTATGGCAGATTGAAACATTTGAAACAAAATCAAGCATGTATATGAAAAATATCTGAACTACTCAGAATAAGTGACAAGCTAAAATATCATCTAAAATTGGCTTCGGAGTTAAGAGTTTGCTTAAAAAAAGCATTATCTTCTAAAAGTATGAAACAAGTAGAGTATTTCAAGGCGAACCACTCATCTAGTGACATAATTCCATGTCACTATGactttaataaaattaacaaaatctcAACATGGCTTGAACTCAACAAAAACattagtgaaattttttttgtgaaattttttccCACAAGTCAATCACATCTTAAACAAAGATGTCGTTTCAGGTGAGCATTCCTATAACTACCACACTAATATACATATGCAGGCTAATAAAACTATAGAAAACTCAATTGGATACCTGCAGGTATACTCTGGGTCACTTTCTATACGGATGTCATGTGGATGGCATGCATCGACTATCATGCGAACCAGTGACGTACCCTTTTTTATGACAACTACATTCCAGGCATGCGGTAAAAAATCCAAGTAGCCCCTGACAAGTTCACAAGGGATTTGAGGCTTCATCCGATCACATAGATACTACAGCAGATGACAAAGACATCCTTTCAGTTATTATACTTCAACGTGTTGACGCGTGCATTCgatctttttttaattaaaaaaaaaaacaagcgcTAAGAATTACCTTAAGCAGCAACGCCCTATGTCTACAAACACCAAATTGTAGATCCCCAATAGGAACTACAGAAGAATCACGTCTTCCTTTAATAAATCGAAGAGATTTTTCACAGATATCATGGAAAACAATATCATCTACAGAGTCCGCACATTGCCTGGAGGTTTTATTACTGGCGTCACCCATTCCAGTTGCGCAGGTACAAATAAAAGGTTTCTTGTAGTTTGAACCAGAAACAGCTTTTCGTGTCCTCTGAACAACAGCACGTTTGTCACTTCCACCAAAATGATCGGATACAAAAAGAGCAAGCAATGACGCAATTTGCATACTATCAATTACAACTCCTCTATGTTCGTCGATGGAACGGTTCATCTGCTTAAATTGATACACCAATTGTCGAGCACGAAACAATATGCAATCTAACTCCTCATCCCTTTCCCTGGATCAGCAATTTAACATTATTACAACATTTAGAGCTACTAACCTAATATGAATCTGCTTTAAATCAGATTATATGAGAACATCCAATAAGTGACAAGCTAATATTATTCGAAACAAATCACGATTATAGAggacagaaaaataaaaattaagtttaATAACTACCTATCAAGAAGAATCACTTCCCGAGAGTTCACATGGAGATTTTTTTCATAGCTATCAAGCGGCATAAATGGTCGATCTCGCCCTGCATCATAAAATCCATCAGGTAGGTAGTCCCCAACCCCGCAAAATGATCTTTCACTGTATTGGCAAGATACGAAAGAAGGATCATTGGTTGGTCTACGTGATTTAGTGGGTTTGGGATTGTCAATATCCTTCTCATAATGCCTTTTTGACTTCTGTACACAATTAGATGTTTCAGAAGAGGAATCTTCACCCACCACCTTAGCAGCATCTGAAACAGGGTTCAAAATTGTATCATATCCCAAACAATCAGGTTCCGCTTCCTTATGCATCCCATCAGAGTCAATTGCTGAACATAAACATCCATCTGCAGACTCTTTCCTAACACTTAAATCCTCATCCCTTAAACATCCATCTGCAGGCTCTTTCGTAACACTTAGATCCTCATCCCTTAAACAACCATCTGCAGACTCTTTTGTAACAATTAGATCCTCATCCCCAGGAATGATAAGTGAACCTCCATGCATTTCACCATTTATTATTAGATCTTTGCAATCAAGCTCTGCATCTGCGACAACAGATAAATCTTTTGACAACGCATCATCGCTCTGAACAGAGACTCTGCACATCATGCATTTCTCTGACGAGCTTTGAATTGTAGCATCAAATTTCCACTTCTTGCAGTTGTCCAATCTCTCTTGTCGAGCTTTTGTTTGCAAATTATACCTACGCTTCCATCCTTTAGACCTTCGAGCAGCTAAACATCGATTATTAGGAGATAATCCAACTGATTGACTTGATGGCACAGTAGAAGAGCCTGCAACAAGTCAAACTACTAACATTAACCCAATACAAGATTAAATGAAAACCAACATACaagcacttttttttttttgtgtttgacGGGGTGGGGCAGCACACAAAACAACCACACAATGAGAGAGATAGAGATGCCTCTTCATTACAAGGACTATTATGAATCTCCTGGATGACACCTTCATATACATCCATCTCAGCAGATTCATCAGTGGATAGGTCTTTGACATTCCCTTCCAACTTGCAGCATATCCAAGAAGGTATTTGACAACCATTGAGTCGATTGTGCTTCAATAAgtattgagaaaaaaattaaccAATTTTGTAAAACATTAGGAATTAAGGCTAAAAAAGAAAGGCAGTTTAACATCTGGAAATGTGGAATTGACAAGGATTTATCCACGGAAGATTGAGATAAcatgaagaaaaatatatgtatCCACTGTTCGTATATGGGTACGTACCTGaagatttagacttttaagggTACACATTGATTCAAGTTCAAGGGACCCCAAAGATGTCAACCGGTTACTTGATAGGTCAAGGTTTTCCAATCTATGCAGATATGAAAGTCCCGATGGAAGCTGGGTTAATTTATTATGAGCGACTTTAAGTGATACCAATAGGTTCAAGGAAGCAATTTCATCCGGTAAGTTCCTCATCTTGTTAAACGAGATATCCAAGTACTCTAAATTCTCAAGGTAGCCAATTTCTGGAGGAAGGTATCTGCAGGAAAATGACATGCGCATGAAACATAAAACATCACCAGCATTAGCACAACTGACAGCACAGCTTAAAGAACTGTTGATGCATAATGATGAATTTACAATTATAATAATCACCCATCGtcaaaatacataaatataatctATATAGACGAGGTTGCACATATCGACCAACAACATAAGAAACAAAACTATCATATGAGATTTTAAAGCTTCCACCTGTTGCAAACTATTTACCAACAAAAGCTTAATTGACAGCATGACTTCATTAAATATTAGTTCATCCACAGGAATAATCACTGATATTACACTTACAAAGGGAAACTACATAAATAGTAAGTCTATCTattgaaagttttaaagattgtaTCAGCTGCAAACTATGTATGTCCAAAAAAGAGTGGTTCAAGCCTCAAGGAAGTAAAAGAAAGAGGAGAAAGGGGGAAGAGGGAAGAGGGAAGAGGGAAATGAAGAATACATTGTGATCACCAAGATGCTAAAGTTTTTGCTACAGAAAGAGGAATGAAAATAATTGTCGATACACAGAGAACATGGAATTTTGTGGAACATGGCAGACATAGAAATTAAATCTCCTCTGTAAATACCCAAATTATCAGTCTAAAACCTTATAAATTATGCAAACCATGATTGATCCCTCGAGTGTTGTAAAATATGCGAAATAGATACTGATAATCCTCATTAGGATGTTATAAAATCGAATAAACACTTGGATATTCCCTACCCCAGTCCAAGCCTCCTATTCCCAACAACTACATATGAAATTTGCATTAGGCATCACACCGCTTAGTCACATAGATCTCCATGTTCGTGTTTGATTAATTAGACATGGCAGTAATTAAAAAACAAGAACATAAATTGTACCCCACTAGAACTGAGGTACCTAGCAACTCAGATATGCATGCTAATAAAAGCCACCTACAGGGTTTACACAAAGCTAAAATTAAAATGCAGTAAAGGTGATCTCAAGTAACAGATTTTTTCACGTATTTTATCACCATCAACTTGCCTCAAAGTTCATTGCACCTACTGAAGGCAAAATCGCTCACTTTGTCTTGCACGTGTACTATATAATTGAGTGGCAATAAGCCATTGTTTAATTCTTTTTCAAAGAACTAGCAGGTATTAATCACAAAGTTCTATCATATAAGGATTTAAATCAAAATGAATTTTACAGGCATACAGCACCCCACTTAGTCACTTATATGGAATTCAGTtggtatataaatataaaacacatcaaaaatttgaaattggcagaaaaaaacataaagttcacatacaaaacatccTTTCAACAATAATGAGGATCTTTATTACCTTATCGAAAAATGACAAACAGAGAGCCTGGTCAAGCACTTAAGCCCCGCAATCTCGCTCAAAATTGGATAAGCTGACGGCCTAGGTGGCACTCTACAAAGCTCCAATTCTTTCAAGTTCTTCAATTTACTCAACTCCAACCCACTCAATCCCGGAATAGAAACTTTCACTTGCAAGCGTTCCAGCTCAATCAAGTTCTTAAACTCCCGGGGAAACAAACTCATCTCATTCGCGAAAAACTTCAGAGTCTTCAACCCCTGAAGACTTCCCACAGCTCTAGGtattaaattcaactcattcttATACATAAACACCTCCTCCACCTCATATTCGCCGACATTAATAAAGGGAAAATCCAATATTTTCCCAGAAACATCTATAGCTGAGCCCACAATCAAATCACTCCTGCCACAATCTTCTTCCAGGGTCTCCGTTTCCTTGACTATTCGGGAATTCTCATTCCCCTCCAAAGCGGGAGTTTCAATCGTCTCCAATTCATTAACCTGCATTATTCCTCTACACAAATACTTCAATATAAATGCATCAATTCAGACAAAAACTGCTCAAAATTGGTGGCTCTTCCCGGAAGAAAGGAAACAAAACTAGACACTAAGCTACGAAAGGATGAAAAGGGACAGATTGAAATATCAGTTAAAACTGATACGCCCATACATGTAAGTTGAGGTGCTTGTATAGATGTAAGGGTACAAAATTTCCGTAGTTTGTGGAAGAGCTGGAAGAGGAGTGCAGAACAGAAGGAAACCCTAGAATCTAGTCTAGATGAAGGATGGCCATGTAAAGGAAGGATATTTAAAGGGgtgattaatttgaaatttgggGTAATCAGGGGGGTGAATGGATAATTTTTCAAATCCCATGTTCTTGAATTTAGATCCTCCAAAAGAATAACCGTCACATCTTGCCCAAAGGGTCACATTGATTATattccaaaaaataataaaaagataaGAAAAAGATCATAACTAATATTCATATTAACAGACgaagaaatataaaaaagatttGGATAATAACgataaaatatgatatgaattatataaacatagatGAGTAAATCAGTCGACTTCAATAAAAGACAAGTATGTTGTTGTAGATTAAAATGAGTTAATATAAGgggaaaatataaatttgtttgGAGAATATTTGAGCAATTGGATTAGGGAGAATATTTGAGTAATTGGATCTAATCCAAGGACGGAACGGATTATGATATATATTGTCACGTCCCAAGACAAGGATTAGTCGACACCGAACGTTGTTTAgtaatcacacaatcgaaaaacaATCAGCCTCGTAGCACAATATAAATCAAAgtcagtttatatcataaattccaaagaaataacattgtttttacaactcaataattgaAAATGACATAATTCATACGGGAGCGTTacaattaaaattgaatttcaaCTCAAACTAAAATATCGAAATTTCACCAACCCCAAAACTGATCCGACTCTTCTTCCTCGAGATGTTCCTCGGGTTTACCTAGGAAAGGATTGTAAGAGGTGAGTGCTATGGTCATCATTCAGCAAGTGGGGGCTGTTCGAGCACAACATAACAACATGCATAGAATTTCGAATCACAACTCGTGCACAACAAGACTCATATCACATGCATAACATTGATCAGGCATtgagattcctc
This genomic window from Primulina huaijiensis isolate GDHJ02 chromosome 7, ASM1229523v2, whole genome shotgun sequence contains:
- the LOC140980570 gene encoding uncharacterized protein isoform X2, which codes for MQVNELETIETPALEGNENSRIVKETETLEEDCGRSDLIVGSAIDVSGKILDFPFINVGEYEVEEVFMYKNELNLIPRAVGSLQGLKTLKFFANEMSLFPREFKNLIELERLQVKVSIPGLSGLELSKLKNLKELELCRVPPRPSAYPILSEIAGLKCLTRLSVCHFSIRYLPPEIGYLENLEYLDISFNKMRNLPDEIASLNLLVSLKVAHNKLTQLPSGLSYLHRLENLDLSSNRLTSLGSLELESMCTLKSLNLQHNRLNGCQIPSWICCKLEGNVKDLSTDESAEMDVYEGVIQEIHNSPCSSTVPSSQSVGLSPNNRCLAARRSKGWKRRYNLQTKARQERLDNCKKWKFDATIQSSSEKCMMCRVSVQSDDALSKDLSVVADAELDCKDLIINGEMHGGSLIIPGDEDLIVTKESADGCLRDEDLSVTKEPADGCLRDEDLSVRKESADGCLCSAIDSDGMHKEAEPDCLGYDTILNPVSDAAKVVGEDSSSETSNCVQKSKRHYEKDIDNPKPTKSRRPTNDPSFVSCQYSERSFCGVGDYLPDGFYDAGRDRPFMPLDSYEKNLHVNSREVILLDRERDEELDCILFRARQLVYQFKQMNRSIDEHRGVVIDSMQIASLLALFVSDHFGGSDKRAVVQRTRKAVSGSNYKKPFICTCATGMGDASNKTSRQCADSVDDIVFHDICEKSLRFIKGRRDSSVVPIGDLQFGVCRHRALLLKYLCDRMKPQIPCELVRGYLDFLPHAWNVVVIKKGTSLVRMIVDACHPHDIRIESDPEYTCRYIPLNHVYTPLVADEGASPNNSFPSVSVSVSDEIGKLPSTTLMRCNFGSLEAAMKVRTMEVSGASADKVRNFELSCLGEVRLLRVLKHSCIVEFYGHQISSKWSVTAENSVDRSLQSAILTEYIKGGSLKSYMGKLSSSGEKHVAVDLALSIARDVAFALTELHSKHIIHRDIKSENVLVDLEQRKHDGSPIVKICDFDMAVPLHSYLHTCCIAHVGVPPPNICVGTPRWMAPEVFRSMHEQNIYGLEVDIWSFGCLLLELLTLQVPYSELSESEIHNFLQMGERPRLTDELEELAQSDKELETKSQTLWFLVKLYRQCTKNDPADRPSAEDIYNMLLDRISSIRSRSPEQE
- the LOC140980570 gene encoding uncharacterized protein isoform X1; translated protein: MQVNELETIETPALEGNENSRIVKETETLEEDCGRSDLIVGSAIDVSGKILDFPFINVGEYEVEEVFMYKNELNLIPRAVGSLQGLKTLKFFANEMSLFPREFKNLIELERLQVKVSIPGLSGLELSKLKNLKELELCRVPPRPSAYPILSEIAGLKCLTRLSVCHFSIRYLPPEIGYLENLEYLDISFNKMRNLPDEIASLNLLVSLKVAHNKLTQLPSGLSYLHRLENLDLSSNRLTSLGSLELESMCTLKSLNLQHNRLNGCQIPSWICCKLEGNVKDLSTDESAEMDVYEGVIQEIHNSPCNEEASLSLSLCSSTVPSSQSVGLSPNNRCLAARRSKGWKRRYNLQTKARQERLDNCKKWKFDATIQSSSEKCMMCRVSVQSDDALSKDLSVVADAELDCKDLIINGEMHGGSLIIPGDEDLIVTKESADGCLRDEDLSVTKEPADGCLRDEDLSVRKESADGCLCSAIDSDGMHKEAEPDCLGYDTILNPVSDAAKVVGEDSSSETSNCVQKSKRHYEKDIDNPKPTKSRRPTNDPSFVSCQYSERSFCGVGDYLPDGFYDAGRDRPFMPLDSYEKNLHVNSREVILLDRERDEELDCILFRARQLVYQFKQMNRSIDEHRGVVIDSMQIASLLALFVSDHFGGSDKRAVVQRTRKAVSGSNYKKPFICTCATGMGDASNKTSRQCADSVDDIVFHDICEKSLRFIKGRRDSSVVPIGDLQFGVCRHRALLLKYLCDRMKPQIPCELVRGYLDFLPHAWNVVVIKKGTSLVRMIVDACHPHDIRIESDPEYTCRYIPLNHVYTPLVADEGASPNNSFPSVSVSVSDEIGKLPSTTLMRCNFGSLEAAMKVRTMEVSGASADKVRNFELSCLGEVRLLRVLKHSCIVEFYGHQISSKWSVTAENSVDRSLQSAILTEYIKGGSLKSYMGKLSSSGEKHVAVDLALSIARDVAFALTELHSKHIIHRDIKSENVLVDLEQRKHDGSPIVKICDFDMAVPLHSYLHTCCIAHVGVPPPNICVGTPRWMAPEVFRSMHEQNIYGLEVDIWSFGCLLLELLTLQVPYSELSESEIHNFLQMGERPRLTDELEELAQSDKELETKSQTLWFLVKLYRQCTKNDPADRPSAEDIYNMLLDRISSIRSRSPEQE